From a region of the Streptomyces asoensis genome:
- a CDS encoding MerR family transcriptional regulator encodes MTHDTWSIGELAAGTGVPVKTLRYYSDSGLLPVAVRSPGGHRRYGPEAWERIRLIRRLRALDTPIAAITQVVTGECTLADLVATELEAVQERLTALRWREATLRSLDDCTGEERLRRLELLSRVQRLPQAHRTLTDHWYRELSAAMPERRLDIMIAMLAPAPPQDPSPAAALAYAELHLLIATPGFTRWTQDHDQEMRDGPAFYAEIDEAAALTSAALAQGLAPGAGDAVDAFVSAHARARRESDTPAFRARLHALVSRSSGFDPRLERYWALVGTATGGRVLNMTVAHRWLTDGLSISIGGNAQGTSGSSG; translated from the coding sequence GTGACGCACGACACGTGGAGCATCGGTGAACTGGCGGCCGGAACAGGGGTCCCCGTCAAGACGCTCCGCTACTACTCCGACAGCGGTCTGCTGCCGGTGGCCGTCCGCAGCCCCGGCGGCCATCGGCGCTACGGCCCCGAGGCGTGGGAGCGGATCCGGCTCATCAGACGCCTGCGGGCGCTGGACACCCCGATCGCGGCCATCACGCAGGTGGTGACGGGCGAGTGCACGCTCGCCGACCTGGTGGCCACCGAACTCGAAGCGGTGCAGGAACGGCTGACCGCATTGCGGTGGCGCGAGGCCACCCTCAGGTCCCTGGACGACTGCACCGGCGAGGAACGGCTGCGCCGTCTGGAACTGCTGTCCCGCGTGCAGCGGCTCCCCCAGGCGCATCGCACGCTCACCGACCACTGGTACCGCGAACTGTCCGCGGCCATGCCCGAGCGCCGGCTCGACATCATGATCGCCATGCTGGCCCCCGCACCGCCGCAGGACCCCTCCCCCGCCGCGGCGCTGGCCTACGCCGAGTTGCACCTGCTCATCGCCACACCCGGTTTCACCCGCTGGACCCAGGACCACGACCAGGAGATGCGGGACGGTCCGGCCTTCTACGCGGAGATCGACGAAGCCGCCGCCCTGACGTCCGCCGCCCTGGCCCAGGGGCTGGCGCCCGGCGCCGGGGATGCGGTGGACGCGTTCGTGTCCGCCCACGCGCGAGCCCGGCGGGAGTCGGACACCCCCGCCTTCCGCGCCCGCCTGCACGCGCTGGTGTCACGCTCGTCCGGCTTCGACCCCCGGCTGGAGCGGTACTGGGCCCTGGTCGGCACCGCCACGGGCGGGCGCGTGCTGAACATGACCGTGGCGCACCGCTGGCTGACCGACGGACTGTCGATCTCGATCGGCGGCAACGCACAGGGGACTTCGGGGAGTTCGGGCTGA
- a CDS encoding DUF4241 domain-containing protein, giving the protein MPITAPDYSRYFTDGTSFACGRDMTGTLSAVRVGELALSTGQVVACDPFVYLGSGDVEPFTVAVEPGRYAVDAAVATLVRPGAEPESRPHTRVAAVRLVIRDVEVAGWELALLPGQDPAELGEEEYFGYGVDAGTGCFYDASAENAFPGTQEEKGAVWAAMESVGHGPDVFMAQGEDGHNLAGFTSGWGDGSYPTWIGRAADGSVACFLTDFFVVPHESESESETETGAGAGAETEVQAP; this is encoded by the coding sequence ATGCCCATCACCGCCCCCGACTACTCCCGGTACTTCACCGACGGGACCTCCTTCGCCTGCGGACGCGACATGACCGGGACGCTGTCCGCGGTGCGCGTGGGCGAACTCGCCCTGTCCACGGGCCAGGTGGTGGCGTGCGACCCGTTCGTGTACCTGGGCAGCGGGGACGTGGAGCCGTTCACCGTCGCGGTGGAGCCCGGCCGTTACGCCGTGGACGCCGCCGTCGCCACGCTGGTCCGGCCGGGCGCCGAGCCGGAGTCCCGCCCGCACACGCGCGTCGCGGCCGTCCGGCTGGTGATACGTGACGTGGAGGTGGCCGGCTGGGAGCTCGCGCTGCTGCCCGGGCAGGATCCGGCGGAACTGGGTGAGGAGGAGTACTTCGGCTACGGCGTCGACGCGGGGACCGGCTGTTTCTACGACGCCTCGGCCGAGAACGCCTTCCCGGGGACGCAGGAGGAGAAAGGGGCGGTGTGGGCGGCCATGGAGTCGGTCGGGCACGGACCCGACGTCTTCATGGCCCAGGGCGAGGACGGCCACAACCTCGCCGGATTCACGTCCGGTTGGGGCGACGGCTCCTACCCGACCTGGATCGGCCGCGCCGCCGACGGCAGCGTCGCCTGCTTCCTCACCGACTTCTTCGTCGTCCCCCACGAGAGCGAGAGCGAGAGCGAAACCGAGACCGGGGCCGGGGCCGGGGCTGAGACCGAGGTGCAGGCTCCGTAG
- a CDS encoding carboxylesterase/lipase family protein → MLFPLLCAAALLSVLTVPAAGSGPRSSDSSGHGGAVVRTEQGLVRGLSHGSYITFDGIPYAAPPTGVLRWRAPVPAAAWRGVRDARRPAERCVQMPAPGAGAGAVVGSEDCLYLNVTVPATKPAGKKRPVLVWVHGGAFLGGSGSDYGAERLAVRGDAVVVTVNYRLGIFGYFGHSALGAAPPFGLADQQAALRWVRANAARFGGDPGRVTLFGESAGALSICAHLTSPTAAGLFQRAVLQSGSCLTSFPRGALGPATPAYEPFAAQADVRTAGEQAARQLGCTTGGGDEVLACLRRLSTDRLATAQLMQSFNRPAFGNGLLPVAPGRALEAGRFHRVPVVLGTNHDEMRMFVGLSLAAFPIRTEADYRARLADAFGPAAPAVEARYPAAHHASPALAWAAVLTDRSFTCTTLAAGRAIAAHAPGLPLYGYEFSDPDAPVLAGLPADPGFSYGAAHGFEMPFLFPSVPTERPLTDGQRALADRMAGYWTVFARTGDPNTSGTPDAPRWPALRPSSSHTPTVLSLAPGPGGIHPVDAYAAHACPFWDRLSSR, encoded by the coding sequence GTGCTGTTCCCCTTGCTGTGCGCGGCGGCACTCCTCTCGGTCCTCACCGTGCCCGCGGCCGGCTCGGGCCCCCGTTCCTCCGACTCCTCGGGGCACGGCGGTGCCGTCGTACGGACCGAACAGGGCCTGGTACGCGGTCTTTCCCACGGCTCGTACATCACCTTCGACGGCATCCCCTACGCCGCGCCGCCGACCGGAGTGCTGCGCTGGCGGGCCCCCGTACCGGCCGCCGCGTGGCGCGGTGTCCGCGATGCGAGGCGGCCGGCCGAACGCTGTGTGCAGATGCCGGCACCAGGTGCGGGCGCGGGCGCGGTCGTCGGCTCGGAGGACTGCCTCTACCTGAACGTCACGGTGCCGGCGACGAAGCCGGCCGGTAAGAAGCGGCCCGTGCTGGTGTGGGTGCACGGCGGCGCGTTCCTGGGCGGTTCCGGCAGCGACTACGGCGCTGAACGGCTCGCGGTCCGGGGGGACGCGGTCGTCGTCACGGTCAACTACCGGTTGGGGATCTTCGGTTACTTCGGCCACTCCGCCCTGGGCGCGGCCCCGCCCTTCGGGCTGGCGGACCAGCAGGCCGCCCTGCGCTGGGTGCGGGCGAACGCCGCGCGGTTCGGGGGCGATCCGGGCAGGGTCACGCTGTTCGGTGAATCCGCCGGCGCCCTCAGCATCTGCGCACACCTCACCTCGCCGACCGCCGCCGGACTCTTCCAGCGCGCCGTGCTCCAGAGCGGTTCCTGCCTCACGTCGTTCCCGCGCGGCGCACTCGGGCCCGCGACCCCGGCGTACGAGCCGTTCGCCGCACAGGCCGACGTCCGGACGGCCGGGGAACAAGCCGCCCGCCAACTGGGCTGCACGACCGGCGGGGGAGACGAGGTGCTGGCGTGCCTGCGCCGGCTGAGCACGGACCGGCTCGCCACCGCGCAGCTGATGCAGTCCTTCAACCGGCCCGCCTTCGGCAACGGGCTGCTTCCCGTCGCCCCCGGCCGGGCACTGGAGGCGGGACGCTTCCACCGCGTGCCGGTCGTGCTGGGCACCAACCACGACGAGATGCGGATGTTCGTCGGCCTCTCGCTCGCCGCGTTCCCCATCCGTACCGAGGCCGACTACCGCGCCCGTCTGGCGGACGCCTTCGGTCCCGCGGCCCCGGCCGTCGAGGCCCGGTATCCGGCGGCACACCACGCCTCTCCCGCGCTGGCCTGGGCGGCGGTGCTGACCGACCGTTCCTTCACGTGCACCACGCTGGCAGCCGGCCGGGCCATCGCCGCGCACGCTCCCGGCCTGCCCCTGTACGGCTACGAGTTCAGCGATCCGGACGCTCCCGTCCTCGCCGGTCTCCCGGCGGACCCGGGCTTTTCCTACGGTGCGGCGCACGGCTTCGAGATGCCGTTCCTGTTCCCCTCCGTCCCCACCGAGCGGCCGCTGACCGACGGCCAGCGTGCCCTGGCGGACCGGATGGCCGGCTACTGGACGGTCTTCGCGCGCACCGGCGACCCGAACACCTCCGGCACCCCCGACGCCCCGCGATGGCCCGCCCTGCGCCCGTCTTCGTCTCACACACCGACGGTGCTGTCGCTGGCCCCGGGGCCGGGCGGGATCCATCCGGTCGACGCGTATGCCGCACACGCCTGCCCGTTCTGGGACCGCCTGTCCTCCAGGTGA